The window GGCCTGAATGTCCCATATAAGTCATACATCAagagttcaaaaagaaaaaccggAATCGGTTAGTTTGTGACATTAACCGTAGAAAACCTAGAATTAATAGTGCTGTAGTGAAATAATAACCGtagaaaatcataaataaaataaaaaacagaacgCACTACGAAATCTTAAATCGTCTGAATAAAATCCCAAAGATCgatctgaaaaaaatatttggaaccCTAGGTAGGTAGAAGTAGTCGCTCTTGTCAACATATCACCATGGAAGAATCCGCCATCAAAgtaatcttcatcatcttcttcctgcttctctatttaattagttaatatGGTTTTCTGATCATGAAgtatatatgtaagaaaattACTATATTCTGAGGCGATCAGTAGAATTTCTGATTAGATCTTTTGTACCTTTTTTAGGGTCTGAAATTGCTGGATTTGAATGACAGTGTTGCAGACGCTTCAAAACGCCGCcggtaaaatttatttattttgtacatactatatatattatttttgggaatttttttttcccttttgttgtCTGTGTTGATGATATCATAGTATTGATGtcaaaatcaaattgttttgaaCAATTAGCATTATTACGACGATTTCCATTGAGGGATATGACACTAAGCTTCCAGCTTATTATGTCAAGCTTGAGTTGGAAAGACATTTCTCTTCTTGTGGATGGATATTAGTTTGTTGTGTTCCCAAAGACTATGAACGGGGTATCCTCAAGAGgtacctttcttttctttcttttatttgtggcTTCTTATTAATTCCCTCCCTTCCAGGCTCTCTCattcatgttttaattataatctcaaaaatactatttttttgttttttttgttttttttttttatgtattgtaCTCGATCGTTTTACATCAGTGTTGCCTTCGTGAGGTTCGAGGGAGGAGCTGCCGAAGAAAAGGCGTTGAAACTTAATAATACTGACGTGGGAGGATGGACTGCAATTTGTTAAGCCTGCACCCTTTGCGAAACCGTACGATGTTAATCCTGACGTTGATATTTATAATTCCTTGACTTGGAAAACAGAACACACAGACAGGTaacttttgataaatattttcttttgcaaatctttttttttttttttttgttggatgtaCTACCGATTCTGATGGCGAGAGCCACCCAAGTACATACATTTGCTCGCTCTTGCTTCTTAGATTCTTCttgttaacaaattaaaaacctcTCATTAGTTTCgttgtttattctttttatattagGTCGTTTacttaataagaagaagaagaagatggagaagtaGAAGGCTCTTTCTTAGGAGAAGACTAACCCTCTTTCGTGTTTTTAACTGTGATACAATAATGTAACCTTTGAAACAACAAACGCTAAGAACATGTGTAGAAAAGGCCAAGGAACTAAGTGGATCTAACATGGGAGAAAGGACTCTTGTTGTTGATGAACCTGCTGTGTCCCGAAGAAGGAGGCGCATCACCTATCTCCCAAGTACGTACATTTGCTCTTGCTTCTTAGTTTCTTCttgttaacaaataaaaacctcTCATTAGTTTcgttgtttattttctttatattattaggTTGTTacttaataagaagaagaataagatggagaaggagaaggctcTCTCTAATTAGGACTTGGAAAATACTCGATCTCTAACATCAACTAGTAGGTTGGTTTCTTAACCAATAATAGATCAGTTAATTTAGTTGGTCGAGTCGacttttaaatttgtatataccaaatttaattatacaaCTATGACGACTGAATACTATAGTTTTAGTCAGACATGCATAAATGATATGAGAAGATGCTAGCTTAGCTATCTTGGAGGCTTGGTGCACGAAATTCACGAAATATGgtacaaaataaacatatataaaaacatggttaacaatatttttttatatataatattgaccTGGTCCATGAATCCATATTAATGTGGTATGATTCACTCTGTTTTTCCTTAAGAAATATTATAGCTAGCTGTCCTTGAGAAACAATATCATACAAGCAAAGACGTCATCAATTTTTACACACTCCACTTTTCTTAATGTAATATCTGTATGTAATCATATACTGAtacaatatgaaaataatattggcattttaaacaaaaaaatatcttgatAAGCTCCATTAGTTTGTATCTTAATTTGTTAATTGCATCAAGCATGTTATTACCTAATTTTGCATAGTGACGCGATTCCATCGTGCCTAGTTTGATGGTGAAGGTGGTGCATCCTGATTGGTGGATAAATGATTCTTGGATTTTATCAGTTCACCACCACCtgaatgatttgatttgatataataaaacagaacaaaataaaaagaactatAATGCGCACTACCATTTGTGCATAAATATTTCATGTggtgaattaaataaataaatcagtaCGTACCCTTACTACATATATAGTGCCCTAATCATATATTTGTTGGATGATTCAAATAAGAGATTTtgattaaactatatataagcTATGACGACCAAGGCTTGCTCGCTCTTGCTACTTCTACTGCTCACGGTAACCGTAGTGGTAAGACCATTGGAGGAGCTAGCCGTGACTGGTACACGGAGAATTCTGACAACAGAGAAGGTATCCGGAGAAGAGGTTGAGGCCGATGTCAATAACCACCATAGCATTCCAAGGGAGTCTTGGGGTGATAATGATAATAATCCATGATCCATATATTTAGTTAAAGATGTTTACTAGCTAAGATCATGTTTCTATGCTAGTCTTCTTTCATACGTGTTTTGTCCCACCCTTTGTAAGTTTGTTACCATTCAAATCCTATCGGTTATAGTTTCGGTTCTTCAAATTTAGTACCGAAAGACATCAATTGGATTTTAGAATCAAAACAAATGgtaaacattttacaaaatcCCCCACTCGATcacataattaaattagttaattacatCTAGTGATAGAGTTTGACTTAGACTTTTCCAAATTCTTTGACAAgtctttgtaaatcttcaacaGAGCTTCCATTTGCCTCCGTCACGGCCACTTCAGTCTTCCGACGTATCTCTTCAGCCCGAGCAGCCACCTCGCATCCTCCCACACCCATCGTTTCCGCAATCACCCGACCCAACTCAACCGGGTCGGGAACAGTTTCTCCTCCTTCGCAAACCCTAACCGCAACACCCAAATTCTCCACAAGCAGCCTCGCGTTCACAAACTGGTCCGCCTCCATAGGCCAGCCCAAGATCACAACCCCACTCGTTATCCCTTCAAGCAccgagttccatccacaatggCTCAAAAATCCACCAACCGCCACGTGTCGCAAGACCGCCAGCTGGGAAACCCATCCTCTAACCACCAAACCCCGTCCAGATACCCGATCCTCGAACCCGTCGGGTATCGGATCTTTCTTAACCACCCAGACAAACCGGGTCATGCTTTTCTCAAGACCTAGAGCCAAAGCATCACACTGGCCTTTAGTCAACGCCTTTTGACTCCCGAAACAAACGTAGACGACAGACCCGTCTGGGGATCCGTCAAGCCAACTCAGCAAATCCGGATCTATAAAACCCGGATCCGAATTAAGACCCGACCCGATTGAACAAAGCGGCCCGATTACAAAAACCCGATCATGACCACCGGTTCTCTGTTTCACGTACTCGAGATACTCATCTTCCAGAACCTGAGAAGAATTGAAAACAGAGCCGTAGCTCAACAGATTCATGGAGAAGTCTTTGATGGTTTCGAGATCCGGTGACGGAGTTGGGAGACATCGCCGGACTATAGACGGAAGATGCTCTTCTTTGAAAATCGGAGCACGAGGAAGATCAAGTAGATGAACCGGATCCGCTGATTTGATCCGATCGATGTTCTCGAAGCAGTACTGGAGTACTGAGActaagaagaagctaatggaGAAGAAAGCGAAGCGAGGGAT is drawn from Camelina sativa cultivar DH55 chromosome 8, Cs, whole genome shotgun sequence and contains these coding sequences:
- the LOC104709961 gene encoding UDP-glycosyltransferase 89A2-like — protein: TAVLLPESRWESSRPPHLVVFPYPAQGHLLPLLDLTHQLCLRGVNVSVIVTPGNLTYLSPLLSAHPSSVTSVVFPFPPHPSLPPGVENVKDIGNSGNLPIMASLRQLRDPIINWFRSHPNPPIALISDFFLGWTHDLCDQISIPRFAFFSISFFLVSVLQYCFENIDRIKSADPVHLLDLPRAPIFKEEHLPSIVRRCLPTPSPDLETIKDFSMNLLSYGSVFNSSQVLEDEYLEYVKQRTGGHDRVFVIGPLCSIGSGLNSDPGFIDPDLLSWLDGSPDGSVVYVCFGSQKALTKGQCDALALGLEKSMTRFVWVVKKDPIPDGFEDRVSGRGLVVRGWVSQLAVLRHVAVGGFLSHCGWNSVLEGITSGVVILGWPMEADQFVNARLLVENLGVAVRVCEGGETVPDPVELGRVIAETMGVGGCEVAARAEEIRRKTEVAVTEANGSSVEDLQRLVKEFGKV